A portion of the Paenibacillus sp. PvR098 genome contains these proteins:
- a CDS encoding multi antimicrobial extrusion protein MatE codes for MNESEQARITFRQLLAFFLPLGFSASLVTISHVIINSTLARSAQPELIIAAYALPMSILGITERPAVLLRQTCSALVRDRQSFRAMSLVGFYVLGSVSLIGLFISYTPVGPWVFLRLFGAEESMIGPMIEVYRVLMFVSIFSGIRCIFHGIIIYNMRTKWLTIGMLIRLVGMYSLSLYFIQTGVTSATVGAILFLSGMMIEAAVSFWEGRSLLRKVIPEKLPEHPIEKPAQIFGFYKPLLYSSFIAVISGPAINAFLGKTTDIQLSIAAFAIAASLTQLVISFFTYVHQLVLNFYRKDPRMVLRFTLMIALIPGVLLAVLSYTPAGPWFMEYVMGVNERLLHASLSTLRVFMIMTLIFPWLDYGNGLLMLHGQTKVMVWSQAANVCTTLLALFLCIALSPAWNGMIGALAQSLGIAAEAAVVWYVIRETFKAQGKIPGPPKPFARNTKELSENV; via the coding sequence ATGAATGAATCGGAACAAGCTCGCATCACGTTTCGGCAGCTGCTCGCATTCTTCCTTCCGCTCGGATTTTCGGCGAGCTTGGTAACCATTTCTCATGTCATTATTAACAGCACTTTGGCGCGTTCAGCTCAACCAGAACTCATCATTGCCGCTTACGCTTTGCCGATGAGCATTCTGGGTATTACCGAGAGACCTGCCGTTCTTCTGCGGCAAACCTGTTCGGCGCTCGTTCGCGACAGACAATCGTTCCGGGCCATGTCGCTCGTCGGCTTCTATGTGCTTGGCTCCGTATCTCTTATCGGTCTATTCATCAGCTACACCCCTGTTGGCCCATGGGTGTTTTTGCGTTTGTTCGGAGCGGAGGAAAGCATGATCGGTCCGATGATCGAGGTGTATCGTGTGCTGATGTTTGTCAGTATTTTTTCAGGCATCCGCTGCATTTTTCACGGTATCATCATCTATAATATGCGCACCAAGTGGCTAACCATCGGCATGCTTATCCGTTTGGTCGGCATGTACTCGCTCTCGCTGTACTTTATACAGACAGGGGTCACGAGCGCAACGGTCGGCGCAATCCTCTTCCTCAGCGGGATGATGATTGAAGCGGCTGTCAGCTTTTGGGAAGGCCGTTCTTTGCTGCGTAAGGTTATTCCGGAGAAGCTGCCTGAGCATCCTATTGAGAAGCCTGCGCAAATCTTCGGATTCTATAAGCCGCTGTTGTACTCGTCTTTCATTGCGGTCATATCGGGACCTGCGATCAACGCGTTTCTTGGCAAAACGACGGATATTCAACTCTCTATCGCTGCCTTTGCCATTGCAGCCAGCTTAACGCAGCTCGTTATAAGCTTTTTTACTTATGTGCATCAGCTCGTATTGAATTTTTACCGCAAGGATCCGCGGATGGTGCTTCGCTTTACGCTAATGATAGCTTTGATCCCAGGCGTGCTGCTCGCCGTATTGTCCTACACCCCCGCCGGTCCTTGGTTCATGGAGTATGTGATGGGTGTGAACGAGAGGCTGCTGCACGCGAGTCTTTCTACGCTCCGTGTATTTATGATCATGACCCTTATTTTTCCTTGGCTGGATTATGGGAACGGGCTGCTGATGCTGCACGGTCAAACGAAGGTGATGGTATGGTCTCAGGCTGCAAACGTATGCACAACCTTGTTGGCCTTATTTCTGTGCATTGCACTTAGTCCCGCTTGGAACGGGATGATCGGCGCCTTGGCACAGTCTCTCGGTATAGCTGCAGAAGCTGCGGTCGTATGGTACGTCATTCGGGAGACGTTCAAGGCGCAGGGGAAAATACCCGGACCGCCGAAGCCTTTTGCCAGAAACACAAAAGAATTGAGTGAAAACGTATGA
- a CDS encoding MFS transporter gives MNAPLSKGNGALLRSFTFSLYTTVAVITSYFPLYFLSKGYSTLQIGLLYSVGPMIGIVSNLFWGVMSDKWQTVKKILIVVLIGQFLTAAFIFRADAFGLLMVLMGLFFFFQSPMSSLNDSQILLTIKNTGKSYASIRVWGSIGFAVASLVFGMLLKEFGVDLTASLIVATIGCSLLLSFRLKDARQTGYKKPDFSGLVPIITSRSFLAFLLAVLVVSVAHRFNDGFLALYLQSLGADQTIVGWSWLASAVSEIPIFFWLSKHGHKYKELPLLVLCCFVYVARFFLMSIVDNPLWVIAIQSMHSISFGIFLFTVIRYIQNVVPDQFRASGQAVFAITWSGLAGLISGALGGWVFNSWGPHAMYTLASALAFVAMLGFLALHLRTRGRTALHDLDKSSS, from the coding sequence ATGAATGCACCATTATCCAAAGGTAACGGAGCCCTGCTTCGCTCTTTTACCTTTTCTTTGTATACGACGGTTGCCGTCATTACTTCGTATTTTCCGCTTTACTTTTTGTCCAAAGGCTATTCAACGCTTCAAATCGGTCTTCTGTACTCTGTCGGACCCATGATCGGCATTGTCTCTAATTTGTTCTGGGGCGTGATGAGCGACAAATGGCAGACGGTGAAAAAAATCCTGATTGTGGTTCTGATCGGACAGTTCCTTACCGCGGCTTTCATATTCCGTGCCGACGCGTTCGGACTGCTTATGGTGCTAATGGGGCTATTTTTCTTTTTTCAGTCCCCGATGAGTTCTCTGAACGACAGTCAGATCCTGCTGACCATCAAAAACACAGGAAAAAGCTATGCTTCCATACGGGTTTGGGGCTCCATCGGCTTTGCCGTCGCCTCGCTCGTCTTCGGCATGCTTCTTAAAGAATTCGGTGTTGATCTTACCGCATCGTTAATTGTGGCAACCATCGGCTGCTCCCTACTTCTGTCCTTCAGGCTGAAGGACGCCCGGCAAACGGGCTATAAGAAGCCTGATTTCTCTGGGCTTGTGCCAATCATCACCTCCCGCTCATTTCTGGCGTTCTTGCTCGCAGTGCTTGTCGTGTCCGTGGCCCACCGGTTCAACGACGGATTTTTGGCCCTTTATCTGCAGAGCCTCGGTGCCGATCAAACGATCGTTGGTTGGTCTTGGCTCGCTTCCGCGGTGAGCGAGATCCCTATATTCTTTTGGCTCAGCAAGCATGGGCACAAATACAAGGAACTTCCGCTTCTCGTTCTTTGCTGTTTTGTTTATGTAGCCCGTTTTTTTCTGATGAGTATTGTCGATAACCCCCTGTGGGTCATTGCCATTCAATCGATGCATTCGATCTCATTCGGGATCTTCCTGTTCACCGTTATACGCTATATTCAAAATGTAGTTCCCGACCAATTCCGTGCGAGCGGTCAAGCCGTATTTGCTATCACCTGGTCCGGACTAGCCGGTTTGATCAGCGGGGCTTTGGGCGGATGGGTCTTTAACTCCTGGGGACCGCACGCCATGTATACCTTGGCGTCTGCATTGGCATTTGTCGCCATGCTAGGCTTCCTGGCGCTTCATCTTCGAACAAGAGGCCGTACGGCCCTTCATGATTTGGATAAGAGTTCCTCCTGA
- a CDS encoding nitroreductase family protein codes for MTDHIMTLPYQDFKSILLDRRSIRKYTEQSVSVEDIREIIDCARYAPSDTNSQTWEFIAVINRDKIKEIERITWEQLHSRAAEAEQRGLSREARLLTKSFGPYATAFSNAPVLIICLATPYNSKFRERIFDPVQLVDDAVWEEEGIKSSCLATQNLMLAAHARGLATCPMTGPVLLAGEQLRTYLDIRPECQINMVIALGHPAERPARLARKEIDDILRIVE; via the coding sequence ATGACTGACCACATCATGACATTGCCTTACCAGGATTTCAAATCGATACTGCTGGACCGCCGCAGCATTCGCAAATATACAGAGCAATCTGTCTCCGTTGAAGATATTCGTGAAATTATCGATTGTGCCAGATATGCCCCGAGTGATACGAACTCGCAAACCTGGGAATTTATTGCCGTGATAAATCGGGATAAAATTAAAGAAATCGAGCGGATCACCTGGGAGCAGCTGCATAGTAGAGCAGCGGAAGCCGAACAACGCGGTCTCTCCAGGGAAGCGCGTCTACTGACCAAGTCCTTCGGACCCTATGCCACCGCATTCTCTAATGCACCGGTGCTAATCATCTGCTTGGCTACGCCTTACAATTCCAAGTTTCGCGAGCGAATTTTCGATCCGGTGCAGTTGGTCGATGATGCCGTGTGGGAAGAAGAAGGAATCAAGAGCAGCTGTCTGGCCACACAAAACTTGATGCTCGCCGCTCATGCCAGAGGCCTCGCCACCTGCCCGATGACCGGACCGGTCCTGCTCGCCGGGGAGCAGCTCCGCACTTATCTAGATATTCGCCCGGAGTGCCAGATCAATATGGTGATCGCGCTTGGGCATCCCGCAGAACGCCCTGCCAGGCTCGCACGGAAAGAAATCGACGATATTCTTCGCATTGTGGAGTAA
- a CDS encoding YebC/PmpR family DNA-binding transcriptional regulator, which translates to MVTWIPQNTVLVEEENAEKLLKMMDSFDDLDSVQDVYSNYEIDEEEMAKLG; encoded by the coding sequence TTGGTTACTTGGATTCCGCAAAACACCGTTCTGGTCGAAGAAGAGAATGCGGAGAAGCTGCTCAAGATGATGGACTCATTTGACGATCTTGACAGTGTGCAGGACGTTTATTCTAACTATGAGATAGATGAAGAGGAGATGGCGAAGCTAGGCTGA
- a CDS encoding cold-shock protein has translation MKGTVKWFNAEKGYGFIQVEGGEDVFVHFSAIQGDGFKTLEEGQSVEFEIVEGNRGPQAANVHKL, from the coding sequence TTGAAAGGTACAGTGAAATGGTTTAACGCAGAAAAAGGCTACGGATTCATTCAAGTTGAAGGCGGCGAAGATGTATTCGTTCACTTCTCGGCAATCCAAGGCGACGGCTTCAAAACTTTGGAAGAAGGCCAATCTGTTGAATTCGAAATCGTTGAAGGAAACCGTGGTCCTCAAGCGGCTAACGTTCATAAACTGTAA
- a CDS encoding TerC family protein — MDFLTADYLIKLLNIILIDLVLAGDNAIVIALAARNLPRQHQKKAIIWGTVGAVVIRIAATVAVVWLLQLPFLLLIGGILLVWIAYKLLVDEKDHNIEAKPQLWPAIRTIIIADAVMGFDNVIAVAGAAHGSFDLVVIGLIISVPIMVWGSTLFIRLVERFPVIITIGAAVLAYTAGSMLTSDPFVKGWFEENPVMKWTIISVVVIGVVLGGYLKKMSKNFISINEQGQLTIPESIEKEAHIQANDSFEAKVDDKGRIVLVKVAKSEG; from the coding sequence ATGGACTTTTTAACAGCGGATTATCTGATCAAATTGTTGAACATCATTTTGATCGATTTGGTGCTCGCGGGGGACAATGCTATCGTTATCGCGTTGGCCGCCCGGAATCTACCGAGACAGCATCAAAAGAAAGCGATTATTTGGGGAACCGTAGGCGCCGTTGTGATTCGGATCGCGGCTACAGTGGCTGTCGTTTGGTTGCTGCAGCTTCCTTTCCTCTTACTGATCGGAGGCATACTGCTGGTATGGATCGCGTATAAACTACTAGTAGATGAAAAGGATCATAACATTGAAGCGAAGCCGCAGCTATGGCCTGCAATCCGGACAATCATCATCGCCGATGCTGTCATGGGCTTTGACAATGTCATCGCAGTAGCAGGCGCAGCACACGGCAGCTTTGACTTGGTGGTTATCGGTCTGATCATCAGTGTCCCAATCATGGTTTGGGGCAGCACGCTGTTTATTCGATTGGTGGAAAGATTCCCAGTCATTATTACTATCGGTGCTGCGGTTCTCGCGTACACAGCGGGTTCCATGCTGACGAGCGACCCTTTTGTCAAAGGCTGGTTTGAAGAAAATCCTGTAATGAAATGGACAATCATCTCCGTTGTAGTAATCGGAGTAGTTCTGGGCGGTTACTTGAAGAAGATGTCGAAAAACTTCATTTCTATTAATGAACAAGGACAACTAACGATTCCTGAAAGCATTGAGAAGGAAGCGCACATCCAAGCGAATGACAGCTTTGAGGCAAAAGTCGATGATAAAGGACGAATCGTATTGGTGAAAGTCGCCAAATCCGAGGGATGA
- a CDS encoding thiamine pyrophosphate-binding protein — protein MSTAMVNNAEPPVNAGRSSEIAEYTVSRYVLEQLKAWGVKRVYGVIGDANLSLLDELGKQNAIRYIPCRHEGSAGLMASAEAKLTGRTAVCLATSGPGLANMLNGMADAAMDRSPVLALSGQVDTPRIGTHSKQYVDQQKLSAAVAGRSELVAHPDALPELMGQALVQGLVQGKVTHLAIPKDLYAAKVKGQVKPYGDHLHQPLAAPEQEIAELARLLEAAERPLLLIGRGARQVGASVRGLAENLSAAVVTTLPARPQFPNDHELYAGGLGQAGSESASMLLAESDLILMLGATWWPEDYVPVKARIVQIDINREAIGMGHSLYKGVVGDLGQIIPRLARLIQADVRNRDVWKARIREVCDSWKLRIEEEAGEDGSPVPPQRLMKIIAEQASEDAILAVDTGEHTLWFNRIFQAKPMQDILVSGRWRTLGFALPAAIAAKLTHPDRQVIAIAGDGGVIQTLMEFQTAVEQRLPIVLVVMNNGAYAMEKHRMDISGMNTTGSAILNPDFAKISEACGGMGYRAASGAEFESCLRQALSGGKPALIEVSTACIPVPHTKI, from the coding sequence ATGTCTACAGCCATGGTAAATAACGCAGAGCCTCCTGTGAATGCGGGACGATCCTCGGAGATAGCGGAATACACGGTGTCCCGCTATGTGCTGGAGCAGCTCAAAGCTTGGGGGGTCAAGCGGGTATACGGGGTGATTGGCGATGCCAATTTAAGCTTATTGGATGAACTGGGAAAACAGAACGCGATCCGTTACATTCCTTGCCGTCATGAGGGCAGCGCGGGATTGATGGCTTCCGCTGAAGCCAAATTAACAGGGAGGACAGCGGTTTGTTTGGCAACGAGCGGCCCAGGCCTTGCCAATATGCTGAATGGGATGGCGGACGCCGCAATGGACCGTTCACCGGTGCTTGCTCTGTCCGGGCAGGTGGATACGCCGCGCATCGGTACGCATTCCAAGCAGTACGTAGATCAGCAGAAGCTGAGCGCAGCCGTGGCTGGACGCTCTGAACTCGTGGCCCATCCTGACGCTTTGCCTGAGCTGATGGGGCAGGCACTCGTACAAGGCCTAGTGCAGGGCAAGGTGACGCATTTGGCCATACCGAAAGATCTATACGCAGCTAAGGTGAAAGGGCAAGTCAAGCCTTACGGCGACCACTTGCACCAACCGCTTGCAGCACCGGAACAGGAAATTGCCGAGCTCGCGCGGCTTTTGGAAGCCGCGGAACGTCCACTGTTATTGATCGGCAGGGGAGCGCGGCAGGTGGGTGCGTCGGTGCGGGGCCTGGCCGAGAATCTGTCTGCCGCTGTTGTAACTACGCTGCCTGCACGTCCGCAGTTTCCGAACGATCACGAGCTCTATGCAGGCGGTTTGGGACAAGCAGGGAGCGAGTCGGCCAGCATGCTTCTGGCGGAGAGCGATCTCATCTTGATGCTTGGCGCAACCTGGTGGCCGGAAGACTATGTTCCCGTGAAGGCACGGATTGTCCAGATTGACATCAATCGAGAGGCGATTGGCATGGGGCATTCTCTGTACAAGGGTGTTGTTGGTGATCTGGGACAAATTATTCCGAGGTTGGCGAGACTGATTCAAGCGGACGTAAGGAATCGCGATGTCTGGAAGGCCCGGATTCGCGAGGTGTGCGACAGCTGGAAGCTGAGAATCGAGGAGGAAGCGGGGGAGGACGGTAGTCCGGTTCCTCCTCAACGCCTCATGAAGATCATTGCGGAGCAAGCGTCAGAGGACGCGATATTGGCTGTGGATACCGGAGAACATACGCTATGGTTTAACCGCATCTTTCAAGCTAAGCCGATGCAGGATATTCTTGTCTCCGGCCGTTGGCGCACGCTGGGTTTTGCTCTGCCTGCTGCCATCGCCGCAAAGCTGACTCATCCGGATCGGCAGGTCATCGCGATCGCCGGAGATGGGGGTGTCATTCAGACGCTGATGGAGTTCCAGACCGCGGTGGAACAGCGGCTGCCGATTGTATTGGTGGTAATGAACAATGGAGCGTATGCGATGGAGAAGCACCGAATGGACATCTCGGGTATGAATACCACAGGCAGCGCGATCCTCAATCCGGATTTCGCGAAGATTTCAGAAGCATGTGGAGGCATGGGCTATCGAGCGGCGAGCGGCGCAGAGTTCGAGTCCTGCTTGCGCCAAGCCTTATCGGGGGGGAAGCCAGCCCTGATCGAAGTCAGCACGGCTTGCATTCCCGTTCCGCATACGAAAATATAA
- the pepF gene encoding oligoendopeptidase F has translation MNQLPKRNETPLEHRWNLEDLFPNRQAWDKEYQLVKEALKEIGRFEGQLNDPAAIKQCFELEDRISLHTERLYVYANMKHHEDMADPTYQALSDKSKKLSVEASEAMSFISPEILSLSDEHLHKLVENPELSFYKRTLEEMIRQKQHVLSKSEEALLAQVGNLSQAPGTIFGMLNNADLKFPIVENEHGEEIELTQGRYIQFLESKDRKVRKQAFETMYSTYAKQKNTIAATLAANVTKNIFYSKARKYPSTLEMSLFGDNIKKEVYTNLIDAIHESLPLMYRYMELRKKLLKVDELHMYDLFAPLVEEYKMDISYQEATQKVKESLKPLGDDYLNVLQEGFNNHWIDIYENEGKRNGAYSWGAYGTHPYVLLNHKDNLNSMFTLTHEMGHALHSYLSDANQPYRYAQYTIFLAEVASTLNEALLMDYMLKKSTDKKEKMYLLTYYMDQFRTTVFRQTMFAEFEKIIHEKAEQGESLTPQLLSQIYYDLNVLYYGKDMVVDKDIEMEWARIPHFYNSFYVYKYATGFSAATSFAKQILDEGEPAVQRYLGFLKSGGSDYSINILQRAGVDMSSPEPIKQAMSVFKDLLEQMEALAK, from the coding sequence ATGAATCAATTGCCTAAGCGTAATGAAACACCCTTGGAACACCGGTGGAACCTGGAGGACCTTTTTCCGAACCGACAGGCTTGGGATAAGGAATATCAGTTGGTGAAAGAAGCCCTGAAAGAAATCGGGCGTTTTGAAGGCCAGCTTAACGACCCAGCAGCAATTAAACAATGCTTCGAGCTCGAGGATCGAATTTCCCTACATACCGAAAGACTGTATGTGTACGCCAATATGAAGCATCATGAAGACATGGCGGATCCTACATATCAGGCCTTATCCGATAAATCGAAAAAATTAAGCGTTGAAGCCAGCGAAGCGATGTCATTCATTTCCCCGGAAATTTTGAGCCTGTCGGATGAACATTTGCACAAGCTTGTTGAGAATCCGGAGCTTTCCTTTTACAAGCGTACGCTTGAAGAAATGATCCGGCAAAAGCAGCACGTGCTTAGCAAATCCGAAGAAGCGCTGCTGGCCCAAGTGGGCAATCTGTCGCAAGCTCCGGGAACGATTTTCGGCATGCTCAACAACGCCGACTTGAAATTCCCCATAGTGGAGAACGAGCATGGCGAAGAAATCGAGCTCACGCAAGGAAGGTATATCCAATTCCTCGAAAGCAAGGACCGCAAGGTGCGAAAGCAAGCTTTTGAGACGATGTATTCCACCTATGCCAAACAGAAAAATACGATCGCCGCAACTTTAGCCGCGAACGTGACCAAAAATATTTTCTATTCGAAGGCGCGCAAATATCCTTCTACCCTTGAGATGTCTCTGTTCGGTGACAACATCAAGAAGGAAGTGTATACGAACCTAATTGACGCAATCCACGAATCGCTGCCACTGATGTACCGCTATATGGAGCTGCGCAAAAAGCTGCTGAAGGTAGACGAACTGCATATGTACGACCTGTTCGCTCCGCTTGTTGAAGAGTACAAAATGGATATTTCGTACCAAGAAGCTACACAAAAGGTCAAAGAAAGCTTGAAGCCGCTCGGCGACGATTATTTGAACGTCCTGCAGGAAGGATTCAATAATCACTGGATCGATATTTACGAAAATGAAGGCAAGCGCAACGGGGCCTACAGCTGGGGAGCTTACGGGACTCATCCTTACGTGCTGCTGAACCATAAAGACAATCTGAACAGCATGTTTACATTGACCCACGAAATGGGCCACGCGCTTCATTCTTACTTATCTGATGCAAATCAGCCGTACCGTTACGCGCAGTATACGATTTTCCTGGCGGAAGTCGCCTCTACGCTTAACGAAGCGTTGCTGATGGACTACATGCTGAAAAAGTCGACGGACAAGAAAGAAAAAATGTACCTGCTTACGTATTACATGGACCAATTCCGAACAACCGTATTCCGTCAGACCATGTTTGCCGAGTTCGAGAAAATCATTCACGAGAAAGCGGAGCAGGGCGAATCGTTGACGCCCCAGCTGCTCAGCCAAATTTACTACGATCTGAACGTGCTGTACTATGGAAAAGACATGGTCGTAGACAAAGATATCGAGATGGAGTGGGCACGGATTCCACACTTCTACAACAGCTTCTACGTCTATAAATACGCTACCGGATTCTCTGCGGCCACCAGCTTTGCCAAGCAAATTCTTGACGAAGGCGAACCGGCTGTGCAGCGCTACCTTGGCTTTTTGAAAAGCGGCGGCAGCGATTACTCGATCAACATTTTGCAACGGGCCGGCGTGGATATGTCCTCCCCGGAGCCGATCAAGCAAGCGATGAGCGTATTCAAAGATCTGCTCGAGCAAATGGAGGCGCTGGCGAAGTAA
- a CDS encoding lipopolysaccharide assembly protein LapA domain-containing protein: MRAQWILMFALIFALITAIFAVINVEPVRVNFMFTQADIPLILVIIGSTLLGGLIALFIGMMRQFKLQRTIKQLEKRLSESGNGHAAEESKDLSLAQGELEKAALHSTSEDHKA; the protein is encoded by the coding sequence ATGAGAGCACAGTGGATCCTAATGTTCGCACTCATTTTCGCCCTAATTACGGCCATTTTCGCGGTGATTAACGTAGAGCCGGTTCGGGTCAACTTTATGTTCACGCAAGCAGATATTCCTCTCATACTTGTCATTATCGGCTCCACTCTTCTCGGAGGACTCATAGCCCTTTTCATCGGGATGATGCGGCAGTTCAAGCTTCAGCGTACGATCAAGCAGTTGGAGAAGCGGCTCTCGGAATCCGGGAACGGACATGCTGCGGAAGAATCAAAGGACTTATCCTTAGCTCAGGGAGAGCTCGAGAAGGCAGCGCTTCATTCAACTTCTGAAGACCATAAAGCTTGA
- a CDS encoding GGDEF domain-containing protein has product MDLQWTEALEKDLFASSFQQSVLGMAIMSAEGFFTHINPSFCALLGYSEEELSGEHWESIIHPDDRALLGSLLADNPGNDPSFNKHEIRYIRRSGEALWTCLSISLVKPLSGSLPFYFKQVQDITEHKRAEEEANQAWSALRKSEEMYRIIAEHSTDMISKHDMSGNFLYVSPACRKLTGYEPEELIGRTAYELFHPDDMASLLQGQAGLEKSSELAFTSYRVRRKDGSYVWFETIGSILPDDNGEFKEVLCTSRDVSSRKNLEHQLLQSNELLQKISSIDALTGVANRRSFDESYALEWRQAIRYSTPLTVILVDIDYFKKFNDTYGHQEGDLCLKQVADALRRAANRPGDLIARYGGEEFVIVLPNTDATGASIVAERLRSEVENLSIPHMRSDVSHVVTASLGTATIVPTLELTRHELLLQADKALYQAKKDGRNRVRTNKIA; this is encoded by the coding sequence ATGGATCTTCAATGGACGGAGGCCTTGGAAAAGGATTTGTTTGCAAGCTCATTTCAACAATCGGTTCTAGGAATGGCCATTATGTCTGCAGAAGGTTTTTTTACTCATATAAATCCTTCGTTTTGTGCCCTTCTCGGTTATTCAGAGGAAGAATTATCAGGAGAACACTGGGAATCCATCATACATCCAGATGATCGCGCTCTTTTGGGCTCACTCCTGGCCGATAACCCTGGGAATGATCCGTCATTTAACAAGCATGAAATCAGATATATTCGTCGCAGCGGTGAAGCGTTGTGGACTTGCCTCAGCATTTCATTGGTAAAACCACTCTCAGGTTCCCTGCCTTTTTATTTCAAGCAGGTTCAGGACATAACGGAACACAAACGTGCCGAGGAAGAAGCCAATCAAGCCTGGAGCGCTTTGCGTAAAAGCGAAGAAATGTACCGGATCATAGCCGAGCATTCGACAGATATGATTTCGAAGCACGATATGTCGGGGAACTTCCTGTATGTTTCCCCAGCCTGCCGCAAGCTGACAGGTTATGAACCTGAAGAGCTGATCGGCAGGACCGCTTACGAGCTGTTTCATCCGGATGACATGGCTTCCCTTCTGCAAGGACAGGCTGGTTTGGAGAAGAGTTCTGAATTGGCCTTCACTTCCTACCGGGTTCGACGTAAGGACGGCAGCTACGTCTGGTTCGAAACCATCGGAAGTATCCTGCCGGACGACAACGGGGAATTCAAAGAAGTACTGTGTACTTCCCGAGACGTTTCCTCTAGAAAAAATCTGGAGCACCAGCTGCTGCAATCGAACGAGCTGCTGCAAAAAATATCCTCCATCGATGCCCTGACCGGCGTAGCGAACCGTAGAAGCTTCGATGAGAGCTATGCTCTGGAATGGCGCCAAGCCATCCGCTACTCTACTCCGCTAACCGTCATTTTGGTCGATATCGATTATTTCAAAAAATTCAACGATACCTACGGACACCAAGAAGGCGATCTTTGTCTTAAACAGGTGGCCGACGCATTGCGGAGAGCTGCCAATCGTCCCGGCGATTTGATTGCCAGGTATGGTGGTGAAGAATTTGTCATCGTTCTTCCGAATACGGACGCGACTGGAGCATCGATTGTAGCGGAAAGATTACGTTCGGAGGTGGAGAACCTGTCCATACCTCACATGCGATCCGACGTATCCCATGTGGTTACGGCCAGCTTAGGAACGGCGACCATCGTTCCAACCCTCGAATTGACGCGCCACGAACTGCTCCTGCAGGCGGACAAGGCGCTTTACCAAGCGAAGAAAGACGGTAGAAACCGGGTCAGAACTAATAAGATAGCATAA